A region of Dioscorea cayenensis subsp. rotundata cultivar TDr96_F1 chromosome 5, TDr96_F1_v2_PseudoChromosome.rev07_lg8_w22 25.fasta, whole genome shotgun sequence DNA encodes the following proteins:
- the LOC120261923 gene encoding rapid alkalinization factor-like translates to MKITKNKQYSFSLCFSLVILSLAAATAAVVSSHAYNTADTKFIRRTCNGTIAECEAENSEFEMDSEIHHRLLQQSGTKIDYGALVPDRPACDSGNGKSYSDCTPRRNGNPPSRGCRPYEQCRTN, encoded by the coding sequence ATGAAGATCACCAAAAATAAACAGTACTCATTCTCCCTTTGTTTCTCTCTTGTAATATTATCAttagcagcagcaacagcagcagttGTAAGTTCTCATGCATACAACACAGCAGATACAAAGTTCATAAGAAGAACATGTAATGGTACCATAGCAGAGTGTGAAGCAGAGAACAGTGAGTTTGAAATGGACTCAGAGATTCACCATCGCCTTCTTCAACAAAGTGGTACGAAAATTGATTATGGTGCTCTGGTACCTGACCGTCCTGCTTGTGATTCAGGTAATGGTAAGTCTTACTCGGACTGCACCCCTCGTCGGAATGGCAATCCACCCAGCCGTGGTTGTAGGCCTTACGAGCAATGCCGCACCAAttga
- the LOC120260783 gene encoding LRR receptor kinase SERK2-like isoform X1 has protein sequence MIVSRWIFKIFTFLIIAISKLQALPNNSTVCGVNFGRYPYIPAGECVNKEDSKIIVWEHVQTLRCCRNSLESITQALALFSTGNRHIFLPEDQWLACESQFHSQGNYSFSSCGFDILYQGKGKCSDLTLDYFKIKYGNFYNPVLENCSQFNMLDFYTQCSGCVEGISSLIDHVTSDLQVQGNDFEEGICSIATIVAVVSSGITNDTWVRDLYTCLPAMGTGDPHADDQYLKIKYSDIKAVLVAIVGIIGMVLLIILIKYVVKSSGKPIKGKIVSKWSGLYRFSKAEIEKAINYGNNKVCLGAGSAGRVYQGVLPSGQLVAVKHIYKTAMPDSFNREVEGLWKIRHPNLVSLFGCCIEDGEQYLVYEYCSNGNLAHNLLRGDAVLPWDTRVKILRNCALALRFLLTHPDGCIVHRDIKLTNILLTEDMEPKLSDFGLAKLIGMEESKVFTDVRGTIGYMDPEYMTNAKITCASDIYSFGIVTLQVLSGRKVIELDINARDRLTKKVYVLESFNLCITEIDKMRFSIYMNAYQMQAKDVVMGKRPLEDFIDPRLNGELDVKDFESILRIAVLSVASSSKGRPTIKDVFDEMNKAFKNTLQDKNVSPMNDQPSVSPSTVAAQPEVISGSRSLEVIEV, from the exons ATGATAGTCTCAAGGTGGATTTTTAAGATCTTCACTTTTCTTATCATAGCCATTAGCAAGTTGCAAGCTTTGCCGAATAATTCTACAG TCTGTGGTGTAAATTTTGGAAGGTATCCTTATATTCCAGCTGGGGAGTGTGTCAACAAGGAGGATAGTAAAATAATAGTATGGGAGCATGTTCAAACGTTAAGGTGCTGCCGGAATTCCCTCGAATCTATAACACAAGCTCTTGCTCTATTTTCCACTGGAAACCGGCACATTTTTCTCCCTGAAGATCAATGGCTAGCTTGCGAGTCTCAGTTTCACTCTCAAGGCAATTATTCCTTTAGTTCTTGTGGCTTTGATATCTTATACCAAGGGAAGGGCAAGTGCTCAGACCTCACTCTTGATTATTTCAAGATTAAGTATGGAAATTTTTACAACCCCGTTCTTGAGAACTGTTCTCAGTTTAATATGCTGGATTTCTACACCCAATGTTCTGGCTGTGTTGAAGGGATTTCTAGCTTGATAGATCATGTCACTTCAGACCTTCAGGTTCAGGGAAATGATTTTGAAGAAGGGATATGCAGCATTGCAACTATCGTTGCCGTTGTTTCAAGTGGAATTACAAATGATACATGGGTTAGAGACCTCTATACTTGCTTGCCGGCTATGGGTACAGGAG ATCCACATGCAGATGATCAATATCTGAAAATCAAAT ATAGCGATATAAAGGCAGTATTGGTGGCCATAGTTGGAATAATCGGAATGGTTTTGCTTATTATCCTGATCAAATATGTGGTCAAGAGCTCTGGCAAGCCAATTAAAg GCAAAATTGTGAGCAAATGGTCAGGCCTATATCGGTTCTCAAAAGCGGAGATTGAGAAAGCAATAAATTACGGCAATAACAAGGTTTGTCTTGGAGCAGGAAGTGCTGGCAGAGTCTACCAAGGTGTTCTCCCCAGTGGCCAGCTTGTGGCAGTTAAGCACATCTACAAGACTGCCATGCCTGATTCATTCAATAGGGAAGTCGAAGGCTTATGGAAAATCCGCCATCCAAATCTGGTCTCTCTATTTGGCTGCTGCATCGAAGATGGGGAGCAGTACTTGGTTTATGAGTACTGTTCTAATGGAAATCTTGCTCACAACCTCTTGA GAGGCGATGCTGTTCTGCCATGGGATACAAGAGTCAAGATACTGAGGAATTGTGCTCTTGCTCTAAGGTTTCTACTCACTCACCCTGATGGTTGTATTGTTCATAGAGACATCAAA CTAACAAACATCTTACTGACTGAGGATATGGAGCCGAAACTGTCGGACTTTGGATTGGCTAAGTTGATTGGGATGGAGGAAAGCAAAGTTTTTACTGATGTTAGAGGAACCATAGGCTACATGGATCCTGAATACATGACTAATGCTAAGATTACTTGTGCCAGTGACATCTATAGCTTTGGCATTGTTACATTGCAAGTTTTATCAGGGAGGAAAGTTATAGAATTGGATATCAATGCGCGAGACCGATTAACAAAGAAGGTTTATGTACTTGAATCTTTTAATTTGTGTATTACAGAAATTGATAAAATGAGGTTTTCCATTTATATGAATGCGTATCAAATGCAGGCTAAGGATGTCGTGATGGGTAAAAGGCCTCTGGAAGATTTCATCGATCCGCGCCTCAACGGAGAACTAGATGTAAAGGACTTTGAATCCATTTTAAGAATTGCTGTTCTTTCTGTTGCTAGCTCAAGCAAAGGCCGGCCGACAATTAAAGATGTTTTTGATGAAATGAATAAAGCTTTCAAGAATACACTTCAGGACAAG AATGTTTCACCAATGAATGATCAACCAAGCGTATCACCATCGACAGTGGCTGCACAACCTGAAGTTATTTCAGGATCAAGATCACTGGAGGTTATTGAGGTTTAA
- the LOC120260783 gene encoding probable serine/threonine-protein kinase PBL26 isoform X2 has protein sequence MIVSRWIFKIFTFLIIAISKLQALPNNSTVCGVNFGRYPYIPAGECVNKEDSKIIVWEHVQTLRCCRNSLESITQALALFSTGNRHIFLPEDQWLACESQFHSQGNYSFSSCGFDILYQGKGKCSDLTLDYFKIKYGNFYNPVLENCSQFNMLDFYTQCSGCVEGISSLIDHVTSDLQVQGNDFEEGICSIATIVAVVSSGITNDTWVRDLYTCLPAMGTGDPHADDQYLKIKYSDIKAVLVAIVGIIGMVLLIILIKYVVKSSGKPIKGKIVSKWSGLYRFSKAEIEKAINYGNNKVCLGAGSAGRVYQGVLPSGQLVAVKHIYKTAMPDSFNREVEGLWKIRHPNLVSLFGCCIEDGEQYLVYEYCSNGNLAHNLLRGDAVLPWDTRVKILRNCALALRFLLTHPDGCIVHRDIKLTNILLTEDMEPKLSDFGLAKLIGMEESKVFTDVRGTIGYMDPEYMTNAKITCASDIYSFGIVTLQVLSGRKVIELDINARDRLTKKAKDVVMGKRPLEDFIDPRLNGELDVKDFESILRIAVLSVASSSKGRPTIKDVFDEMNKAFKNTLQDKNVSPMNDQPSVSPSTVAAQPEVISGSRSLEVIEV, from the exons ATGATAGTCTCAAGGTGGATTTTTAAGATCTTCACTTTTCTTATCATAGCCATTAGCAAGTTGCAAGCTTTGCCGAATAATTCTACAG TCTGTGGTGTAAATTTTGGAAGGTATCCTTATATTCCAGCTGGGGAGTGTGTCAACAAGGAGGATAGTAAAATAATAGTATGGGAGCATGTTCAAACGTTAAGGTGCTGCCGGAATTCCCTCGAATCTATAACACAAGCTCTTGCTCTATTTTCCACTGGAAACCGGCACATTTTTCTCCCTGAAGATCAATGGCTAGCTTGCGAGTCTCAGTTTCACTCTCAAGGCAATTATTCCTTTAGTTCTTGTGGCTTTGATATCTTATACCAAGGGAAGGGCAAGTGCTCAGACCTCACTCTTGATTATTTCAAGATTAAGTATGGAAATTTTTACAACCCCGTTCTTGAGAACTGTTCTCAGTTTAATATGCTGGATTTCTACACCCAATGTTCTGGCTGTGTTGAAGGGATTTCTAGCTTGATAGATCATGTCACTTCAGACCTTCAGGTTCAGGGAAATGATTTTGAAGAAGGGATATGCAGCATTGCAACTATCGTTGCCGTTGTTTCAAGTGGAATTACAAATGATACATGGGTTAGAGACCTCTATACTTGCTTGCCGGCTATGGGTACAGGAG ATCCACATGCAGATGATCAATATCTGAAAATCAAAT ATAGCGATATAAAGGCAGTATTGGTGGCCATAGTTGGAATAATCGGAATGGTTTTGCTTATTATCCTGATCAAATATGTGGTCAAGAGCTCTGGCAAGCCAATTAAAg GCAAAATTGTGAGCAAATGGTCAGGCCTATATCGGTTCTCAAAAGCGGAGATTGAGAAAGCAATAAATTACGGCAATAACAAGGTTTGTCTTGGAGCAGGAAGTGCTGGCAGAGTCTACCAAGGTGTTCTCCCCAGTGGCCAGCTTGTGGCAGTTAAGCACATCTACAAGACTGCCATGCCTGATTCATTCAATAGGGAAGTCGAAGGCTTATGGAAAATCCGCCATCCAAATCTGGTCTCTCTATTTGGCTGCTGCATCGAAGATGGGGAGCAGTACTTGGTTTATGAGTACTGTTCTAATGGAAATCTTGCTCACAACCTCTTGA GAGGCGATGCTGTTCTGCCATGGGATACAAGAGTCAAGATACTGAGGAATTGTGCTCTTGCTCTAAGGTTTCTACTCACTCACCCTGATGGTTGTATTGTTCATAGAGACATCAAA CTAACAAACATCTTACTGACTGAGGATATGGAGCCGAAACTGTCGGACTTTGGATTGGCTAAGTTGATTGGGATGGAGGAAAGCAAAGTTTTTACTGATGTTAGAGGAACCATAGGCTACATGGATCCTGAATACATGACTAATGCTAAGATTACTTGTGCCAGTGACATCTATAGCTTTGGCATTGTTACATTGCAAGTTTTATCAGGGAGGAAAGTTATAGAATTGGATATCAATGCGCGAGACCGATTAACAAAGAAG GCTAAGGATGTCGTGATGGGTAAAAGGCCTCTGGAAGATTTCATCGATCCGCGCCTCAACGGAGAACTAGATGTAAAGGACTTTGAATCCATTTTAAGAATTGCTGTTCTTTCTGTTGCTAGCTCAAGCAAAGGCCGGCCGACAATTAAAGATGTTTTTGATGAAATGAATAAAGCTTTCAAGAATACACTTCAGGACAAG AATGTTTCACCAATGAATGATCAACCAAGCGTATCACCATCGACAGTGGCTGCACAACCTGAAGTTATTTCAGGATCAAGATCACTGGAGGTTATTGAGGTTTAA